From Neisseria musculi, the proteins below share one genomic window:
- a CDS encoding glycosyltransferase, with the protein MKIILTSSMSGLGGTENATFRLARLLHQHGHHVILASSDGPLVQDTKDLGISWRPIDFYQSGKTGYLKAALAYTKLLAQEKPDIVHCQMARIVPACAAAAKLASPKTKVFYHARGLDPETYPKIAKLFDTLGVYIIGNCKHEQAKLIRHGFPASRISYTYNALPKPNGSPQKTERSQVVLGTLSRLDKVRAVDLTLDVFKILTDRGLNVRLHIAGIGEEEGRLKQQAQDLGIADKIAFLGGIRDLNAYFQEIDILLNTLNCEGDHGAGVGNNILEAGIYETAVVSYGVIGIPEMIIHGETGFCTPLRDQEKFADAVEKLVRDPALRTRMGKALRQHVEALCSDEEIYRATMAAYRM; encoded by the coding sequence ATGAAAATCATTCTAACCTCTTCCATGAGCGGTTTGGGCGGCACAGAAAACGCCACCTTCCGTTTGGCCCGCCTGCTCCACCAACACGGCCACCATGTTATTCTGGCCTCTTCAGACGGCCCCCTGGTGCAGGATACTAAAGATTTGGGGATTTCCTGGCGCCCTATCGATTTCTACCAAAGCGGAAAAACCGGTTATCTGAAAGCCGCACTGGCCTATACCAAACTGCTGGCGCAGGAAAAACCCGATATCGTGCACTGCCAAATGGCGCGGATTGTTCCCGCCTGTGCCGCTGCCGCCAAACTGGCATCACCGAAAACCAAAGTGTTCTACCACGCCCGCGGCCTTGACCCCGAAACCTACCCGAAAATTGCCAAGCTGTTCGACACGCTCGGCGTTTATATCATCGGCAACTGCAAACACGAGCAGGCCAAGCTCATCCGCCACGGCTTTCCCGCTTCGCGCATCAGCTACACCTACAACGCCCTGCCCAAACCAAACGGCAGCCCGCAGAAAACCGAACGCAGCCAAGTGGTGCTCGGCACGCTCTCGCGCTTGGACAAAGTGCGCGCAGTGGATTTGACGCTCGATGTATTCAAAATCCTAACCGACAGGGGGTTGAACGTGCGCCTGCACATCGCCGGAATCGGCGAAGAAGAAGGCCGGCTGAAACAGCAGGCTCAAGATTTGGGCATTGCCGACAAAATTGCCTTTCTCGGCGGCATACGCGACTTAAACGCCTATTTTCAAGAAATCGACATTTTGCTCAATACACTCAACTGTGAAGGCGATCACGGCGCCGGTGTCGGCAACAATATTTTAGAAGCCGGCATATACGAAACCGCCGTAGTCAGCTATGGCGTTATCGGCATTCCCGAGATGATTATTCATGGCGAAACCGGTTTCTGCACCCCCTTGCGCGACCAGGAAAAATTTGCCGATGCCGTAGAAAAACTGGTTCGCGACCCGGCCTTGCGCACACGCATGGGCAAAGCCCTCAGGCAGCACGTTGAAGCCCTGTGTTCCGATGAAGAAATCTACCGCGCCACGATGGCGGCCTACCGTATGTGA
- a CDS encoding glycosyltransferase — MHVLIIPSWYPATAEDVDGIFFRQQAQALQRSGLQVGVIAPLFRSLRRTKTILTGGYGIRSYIEEAIPTYVYKSMYFFPRLPPDRARWVKAGKKLFERYVREHGRPDIIHAHAMNFGGILAYEIHSETGIPFVITEHSSTYARKLIHDWQWAAMHRSAAACAGRIAVSKHFCGLLRTEYRGLDWKYIPNMLSAKAAAPFNPAEKPRGNHFTFCSVAHLNFNKGFDILLPAFAQALKTHPGLKLQIGGTGMADAELHALSEKLGLQNAVTFLGALKYDEVLDLMRRSDAFVLASRNETFGVVYIEALSQGLPVVATRCGGPESIVTPENGLLVPKENVQALTQALIDIYENRSRYDAATLRNNCLKEFSEKSVVSQITEEYRRILPATPV, encoded by the coding sequence ATGCATGTTTTAATCATACCTTCCTGGTATCCTGCCACCGCTGAAGATGTTGACGGTATTTTTTTCCGCCAGCAGGCGCAGGCTTTGCAGCGTTCCGGTTTGCAGGTGGGCGTTATCGCGCCGCTTTTCCGTTCGCTGCGCCGCACCAAAACCATCTTGACCGGCGGCTACGGTATACGCAGTTATATTGAAGAAGCAATACCGACTTATGTGTATAAAAGTATGTATTTCTTTCCGCGCCTGCCGCCGGATCGTGCCCGCTGGGTTAAGGCAGGCAAAAAACTGTTTGAGCGTTATGTGCGCGAGCATGGGCGGCCGGACATTATCCACGCCCACGCCATGAACTTCGGCGGCATATTGGCTTATGAAATCCACAGTGAAACCGGCATTCCTTTTGTGATAACCGAACACAGCTCGACTTATGCGCGAAAACTGATTCACGATTGGCAATGGGCCGCCATGCACCGCTCTGCTGCCGCCTGTGCCGGCCGCATCGCGGTCAGCAAACACTTTTGCGGACTGCTGCGCACCGAATACCGGGGTTTGGATTGGAAATATATTCCCAATATGCTGTCGGCCAAGGCTGCCGCGCCTTTTAACCCCGCCGAAAAACCGCGCGGCAACCATTTTACTTTCTGCTCGGTTGCCCACCTGAATTTCAATAAAGGCTTCGATATTCTGCTGCCGGCTTTTGCCCAAGCCCTGAAAACACACCCCGGCCTCAAACTGCAAATCGGCGGCACGGGTATGGCCGATGCAGAATTGCACGCCTTGTCCGAAAAGCTCGGCCTGCAAAATGCCGTTACTTTTCTCGGCGCACTGAAATATGATGAAGTGTTGGATTTGATGCGCCGCTCTGACGCTTTCGTGCTGGCCAGCCGCAATGAAACGTTCGGCGTGGTTTATATTGAGGCACTCTCACAGGGTTTGCCGGTGGTTGCCACCCGCTGCGGCGGCCCCGAATCCATCGTTACCCCTGAAAACGGCCTGCTGGTGCCCAAAGAAAATGTGCAGGCACTCACTCAGGCTTTAATCGATATCTATGAAAACCGCAGCCGCTACGATGCGGCAACGCTTCGGAACAACTGCCTGAAAGAATTCAGCGAAAAGAGCGTGGTATCGCAAATTACCGAAGAATACCGCCGAATCTTACCGGCAACCCCAGTTTAG
- a CDS encoding glycosyltransferase, which produces MNITIVAPYCSLPSEPHFNRFWYLAELLSQEHDVLLITSNFRHYDKSFRRPEDAANASTGRLNVLLLNESGYTQNVSLARVQSHRVFVKHFEQWLGQCRPGRQDIVYSAYPLIATNILLGRHKARLGYKLIIDVQDVWPESFSSVIPALKKIPHNLLPFASRANAAYAAADALVAVSQTYLARAQEANPRAPGEVVYIGADYDKLAKAEPRPFHGGKTRFFYLGTLSYSYDMQTVCQGINRLAQTDKSIELHIMGGGPDLEKLKQYESEAVKFYGYIPYAEMMSVAKSCDIAVNPIHSYAMQSVTNKLSDYMALGKPVLNSQQGSETNEILTLLPHENYRSGDVEGFVAAARRILQRKNDPVNSEAIMHRFKRSMAYQKIVRLVEELGSR; this is translated from the coding sequence ATGAACATTACCATTGTCGCCCCCTATTGCTCCCTGCCCTCCGAGCCGCACTTCAACCGTTTCTGGTATCTTGCCGAACTGTTGTCGCAAGAACACGATGTGTTGCTGATTACCAGCAACTTCAGGCATTACGACAAATCTTTCAGACGGCCGGAAGATGCCGCAAATGCCTCAACAGGCCGTCTGAACGTGCTGCTGCTGAATGAAAGCGGCTACACTCAAAACGTGTCGCTTGCGCGCGTGCAGAGCCACCGCGTGTTCGTGAAACACTTTGAGCAATGGCTCGGGCAATGCCGGCCCGGCAGGCAGGATATTGTGTATTCCGCCTACCCGCTGATTGCCACCAATATCCTGCTGGGCAGGCACAAAGCGCGTTTGGGCTACAAACTGATTATCGATGTGCAGGACGTTTGGCCGGAATCGTTTTCATCGGTTATCCCCGCGCTGAAAAAAATCCCACACAACCTGCTGCCGTTTGCCTCACGCGCCAACGCTGCCTATGCCGCTGCCGATGCCCTGGTGGCCGTGTCGCAAACCTATCTGGCACGCGCCCAAGAAGCCAATCCCCGCGCGCCCGGTGAAGTGGTCTATATCGGCGCCGACTACGACAAACTCGCCAAAGCCGAACCCCGCCCGTTTCACGGCGGCAAAACGCGCTTCTTTTATTTGGGCACCTTAAGCTACAGCTACGATATGCAAACCGTGTGCCAAGGCATCAACCGGCTGGCGCAAACCGACAAAAGCATCGAGCTGCACATCATGGGCGGCGGCCCCGATTTGGAAAAACTCAAACAATACGAATCCGAAGCGGTGAAGTTTTACGGCTATATCCCCTACGCCGAAATGATGTCGGTGGCCAAAAGCTGCGATATCGCCGTCAATCCCATCCACTCATACGCCATGCAGTCGGTAACCAACAAACTTTCCGACTATATGGCACTGGGCAAGCCGGTATTGAACAGCCAGCAAGGCAGCGAAACCAACGAAATCCTCACCCTACTGCCGCACGAAAACTACCGCTCGGGCGATGTGGAGGGCTTTGTTGCCGCCGCCCGCCGAATCCTGCAACGCAAAAACGATCCGGTAAACAGCGAAGCAATCATGCACCGTTTCAAACGCAGCATGGCCTATCAGAAAATTGTCCGCCTGGTGGAAGAATTAGGAAGCCGATAA
- a CDS encoding sugar transferase gives MNMLIKRLFDIAASAAALVLLAPVFLVLVYLIRKNLGSPVFFTQERPGRNGKPFKMIKFRSMRDAADASGKPLPDSERLTPFGRKLRATSLDELPELWNVLKGDMSLVGPRPLLMHYLPLYNAFQYRRHEMKPGITGWAQVNGRNAISWDDKFKYDVWYIDNHSFWLDIKILCLTVKKVFVREGISAEGEATMPYFTGNNHHEKK, from the coding sequence ATGAATATGCTGATAAAACGCCTTTTCGACATTGCCGCCTCAGCCGCCGCGCTGGTTCTGCTTGCGCCCGTGTTTTTAGTGTTGGTTTATCTGATACGCAAAAACCTCGGATCGCCGGTGTTTTTCACCCAGGAGCGGCCGGGCAGAAACGGCAAACCGTTTAAAATGATTAAATTCCGCTCCATGCGCGATGCAGCCGATGCAAGCGGCAAGCCGCTTCCCGACAGCGAACGGCTCACCCCGTTCGGCAGAAAGCTGCGCGCCACCAGCCTCGATGAGCTGCCCGAATTGTGGAACGTGCTCAAAGGCGACATGAGCCTGGTCGGCCCGCGCCCGCTGCTGATGCACTACCTTCCGCTGTATAACGCATTCCAATACCGCCGCCACGAAATGAAGCCCGGCATCACCGGCTGGGCGCAGGTAAACGGGCGCAACGCCATTTCGTGGGACGACAAATTCAAATATGATGTATGGTATATCGACAACCACAGCTTTTGGCTGGATATCAAAATTTTATGCCTGACCGTTAAAAAAGTGTTTGTACGGGAAGGTATTTCTGCCGAAGGCGAAGCCACCATGCCTTATTTCACGGGAAACAACCATCATGAAAAAAAATAA
- a CDS encoding O-antigen ligase family protein, giving the protein MAGPMLSFLAGVPRIDNPLSMVFVLSTLMIAFFENKRFNSTIAFTLLSLAVMAGWASIHFFISSLTASNYADLTFFITVPCFFYLLQSILLHHPNRLQFIRRLILVMTLFISVPPVFELLAGIPLVKGDEVIALESGVIKGLFFNPNNLGTTALCFAPAVLFFFNLQSRSSKDTLTGWLLFLLLGFIIIISASRTATMLYLLLFLGNLMYRGNALITFIAVFLAAVGLYSVPTEWIKEFLLSLYGNPFLENISSRLYLFLFDLESDNSVSYRQEIYHYFWNHPPLLITGYGPKNFQEYFGGHLSGSLGFNNPHSFIIELYLGFGVISLLGFAGYVAAYTAALISARLDNRQRFFGLFCMVVFLIGGFIPSSILRLPFIWLPCILILIDTVYRFTPAHAPPYRYRPYSAANRQ; this is encoded by the coding sequence ATGGCAGGGCCCATGCTGTCGTTTTTGGCGGGCGTTCCGCGCATAGACAACCCGTTGTCGATGGTGTTTGTGCTTTCCACGCTGATGATTGCATTTTTTGAAAACAAACGCTTCAACAGTACCATTGCTTTCACACTCTTGAGCCTGGCCGTCATGGCCGGATGGGCTTCGATACACTTTTTTATCTCATCGCTTACCGCTTCCAACTATGCAGATTTAACGTTTTTTATAACGGTTCCCTGCTTTTTCTATCTGCTGCAATCCATTTTGCTGCACCACCCAAACAGGCTGCAATTCATACGCAGGCTGATTTTGGTGATGACTTTGTTTATCTCTGTGCCGCCCGTGTTTGAACTGCTTGCGGGCATACCGCTGGTGAAGGGCGATGAAGTTATCGCGCTGGAATCGGGCGTTATCAAAGGTTTGTTTTTCAACCCCAACAACTTGGGCACCACCGCGTTGTGTTTTGCCCCTGCCGTGCTGTTTTTTTTCAACCTGCAAAGCCGCTCTTCCAAAGACACGCTTACCGGTTGGCTGCTGTTTCTGTTGCTGGGCTTTATCATCATCATCAGCGCCTCGCGCACGGCCACCATGCTTTATCTGCTGCTGTTTTTGGGCAACCTGATGTATCGCGGCAATGCCTTGATAACGTTTATTGCCGTTTTTCTGGCGGCTGTCGGCCTGTATTCCGTTCCTACCGAATGGATTAAAGAATTTCTGCTCTCGCTTTACGGCAATCCGTTTTTAGAAAACATTTCCTCACGCCTTTATTTGTTTTTATTTGATTTGGAAAGCGACAACTCCGTATCCTACCGGCAGGAAATTTACCACTATTTCTGGAACCACCCGCCTTTGCTGATCACCGGCTACGGCCCCAAAAACTTCCAGGAATATTTCGGCGGCCATCTCAGCGGCAGTTTGGGGTTCAACAACCCCCACAGTTTCATTATCGAGCTTTATCTGGGTTTCGGCGTCATATCGCTGTTAGGGTTTGCCGGATATGTGGCGGCCTATACGGCAGCACTGATTTCCGCCCGCTTGGATAACAGACAGCGCTTTTTCGGCTTGTTCTGCATGGTAGTTTTTTTAATTGGCGGCTTTATCCCCTCTTCGATTCTGCGCCTGCCTTTTATCTGGCTGCCCTGCATTTTGATTTTGATTGATACTGTTTACCGTTTTACCCCCGCCCATGCCCCACCATACCGATACCGACCCTACAGCGCAGCAAACAGGCAATAA